GTATGGTTCTTTCAAGTACTGTCATTTTACCGACTTTTAAAAATTGTTTGGTAATCCCAATTCCCATACGCGAGCCGCTTCCCGCAGCAGTTATAATTGCATTTACATATTTGTCTTTATACATTTTTCTCCTACTTTGGTCTTGCAAATATCATTTTACCTGCTGAAGTCTGTAGTACGGAAGTTACTACTACAGTGATATTTTTGCCTATCAATCTCTTGCCGTCCTCAACGACTATCATAGTACCGTCTTCGAGATAACCAAGTCCTTGATTGGCTTCTTTACCATCTTTTATGACGGTCACATTCATTTCCTCTCCCGGTATGACTACCGGTTTTACTGCATTGGCAAGTTCATTTATATTTAGTACTTTTATACCTCTAACTCCTGCAACTTTGTTTAGATTGTAGTCATTTGTAATAACAACGGCTTTTAGATCTTTTGCCATACTAAGTAGTTTTGTATCTACTTCTTTTATTTCATCATATGTTTCAGACCTTATTATTACCTTAACATCTTTCTGACCTTGTATCTCTTTTAATATATCCAGTCCTCTTCTACCTTTAGCTCTTCTTAAATTATCTGAAGAATCTGCAATATGTTGTAGTTCTTCTAAAACAAATGTAGGAAGTACTATTGAGCCTTCGATAAAGCCTGCTCTAATAATATCGATTATCCTGCCGTCTATAATGACAGATGTATCGAGAATTTTAAGATTTTCTTCAACCTTTTTATTGTTTTCAGGGTCAAGCCTAATAGTTTTTTGTCTGGTAATCAAATCCGTAAAATCTTCTTTCCCTTTTAAAGCCATTCTTATACCTAAGTACCCAAAAGCAAAGTATAGTGCAACGGATATTATAGTCCCAAATACCGATCCAAAGACAGGTATAGGCAAGTCTTGTATGGGCTTACTAAGGAAATTTGCAATCATTAATCCTATAAGTAGTCCTAAACTCCCAAATAATATGTCACGTGACGGAATCCTCGTCAGTTCCGCTTCGGCTTTGGATACTACATCATTTAGTTTTTTAAGGAATGTCGATGATAATAAATAAAATATGAGTGCAAATAATAAACCCATTCCTATAAATGCAGCAACCCTTAATTTGTTATTTGTTATTTCTATTATTTTCCATGAATTTAATCCATACATTATTAAGACTCCGACGAGGAATCCTGATAATGCAAGGATATAATTCATTAATCTTTTTAACACATTTTTATCCTCCTATTCTTAAAAATTATATATTGCATCATCTATTAACTTCTCCACTTCTTCCGCAGTTTGGTCATTGACGATTACAAACTCTGAAACCAACATCTTTCTTGCCGAGTTTAGCATCTTCTTTTCACCGGCTGAAAGTCCTTTTTTATAATCTCTTATAGATAAGTTTCTGACAACTCTAGCTATTTCAAAGATATCCCCTGTTTTAATCTTATCTAGATTTTCTCTATATCTTTGTGACCAATTATCAGGCATTTGAGTTCCTTTTCCTTCTAATACCCTAATAACAGGCTCAAGTTCTTCTTTCTTAAATACTTCTCTAACTCCTATTTCGGCTATCTTATCTATCGGAATAGAAATCTTAATATTTCCTATCGGCATTCTCAATATAAAATATTTTTTAACTTCTCCAAGTATCTCTTTTTCTTCAATTGCCTCAATGGTTCCGGCACCATGTAATGGGTAAACAACTTTATCTCCTATATTAAACACGATAACCTCCTATAATTATACAAATATCAACCCTTTATATCATTATACCCCAAACGGCAAAATTAGTAAATTATTTATTATATACAATTAAAATATAAGTGTCAAGAATATATTTGAGAAAAATCATATTTTCTTATTATTTATATTAAAATACTGCTCTTATTTAAGTACTTCGCCTATTACTTCACTGATATGACTCTTTTTTACGATTAAAAAGTTATTATATTGTGATTTTATATCATTTAATTCGGAACAGTATGCTTTTTTATAGCCAAGCCTTTCGAGTTCCATAATCCTCTTTTCTAGCTGCTGAACCGGTTTAAGTTCACCAGTCAAGCCAACTTCAGCGACAAAAGCCGTCCTGTTATCAACGGGTTTATTTGTAACGGATGATGCAATCGACATTAGGATAGCAAGGTCTGAATCCTGTTTCTTTAAACTAAGTCCACCTGTTGTTTTAATTATTACATTCTTGTCATATAATTTTATGCCTGCCCTTTGTTCCAGAATTGCAATGATTGTATTTAATCTGTCTTTATTTAAGCTGTCGGCTATTCTTATAGGATATGGTTGAAATGAAGAAGATATAAGCGACTCTATTTCAACGGCAATATATCTGCTGCCTTCTTTAGTAACCGCAATCGCAGAACCTGCTATGTCGGAATCTCTTTTGGTTATAAATTCCTCTGATGGATTTTCTACTTGCTTAATACCATTTTCTTGCATTTTAAACAGTCCTATTTCGCCTGTTCTTCCAAATCTGTTCTTTGATGTATAGAGTAGTCTTAAATCATCGGAAAAATCAGACTCAAGTATTATAACGGTATCCACCATATGTTCCAGAGTTCTAAGTCCTGCCATTTCATCTGCCTTAGTCATATGTCCTACCATTATTACTGCTCTAGGTTTGCTTGGGTTTTTCGCAATCTCAATAAGTTTTGAAGTGCATTCAACAGTCTGTACAGGTGAACCTTGTTTGGAACTGAACTCGTCCAGAGTAAATGTTTGAATGCTGTCGATAAAGACAATATCCGGGTCTATTTTGTCTATTACATCAACTGCTCTGTCCAGCGAATTTGTAGATAATAACCATATATTTGGCGGTATATCTTCCATAATTCTTATTGCTCTGGATTTTATTTGAGACTCACTTTCTTCTCCACTTATATACAGTACCTTCAATCCCTTGTCGGCAAAGTCATTGGATAATTCAAGTAATAATGTCGATTTTCCCGAACCGGGTTTGGCCGTAAGTATACTTACACTGTCTTTTACCAATCCACCACCTATTACTCTGTTAAACTCTTCAATACCGCTGATGTATTTTGAACTTGTATTTATACTTACTTCCGACAGTCTGCTTGCTTTAACTGTACTATTTGTAGCATTTTTGTTCTTAGTTTCTAAGACTTCGACTTCTTCAATTGTTCCCCACTCATTACAAACAGGGCATTTTCCTATCCATCCTGGAGCTATATGTCCACATGATGAACATTCATATCTGGTTTTTTTCTTCATTTTCTCCCCCATTCATACATTTTACATTGTATCACAAATAAGATGTGTTTTGCATTACTTTACTGTAAGATTGTGAACAAATTAAAGCTGTGCCCTAAGATTAGGTCACAGCTTTAATATCGAGGATTAAACTTTCTTATAACTAGGTTTATCTTCAGTGACATCTATTAGAATTTTGTCGTTTTTTTCAATATTCTTTTTTAAGATCTCATCTGAAAGCATGTCTTCTATTTCCGTACCTATATATCTTTCAATAGGTCTTGCTCCAAATACTCTATCATAGCCTTTCTCAGCAATGAGTTTCTTTAATTCCTCAGAATACTCAACTTCTATATCTATATCTTTCAATCTTTCTACCATCTTGTCAAGCAATAATGAGGCTATTTTTTCAATCGCACGACTGTTTAAACTATTGAAGACTATAATATCGTCCAATCTGTTTAAAAATTCGGGTCTGAAGGTTCTCTTTAATTCTTCATTGACAATATCTACAATTCTTTCGTATTCACTTTTATCCTGGTCTATTAAATTGGAGAATCCAAGAGTTCCTTTTTTCTCCAATAGATTTGCTCCAACATTTGAGGTCATTATGATGATTGTATTTTTGAAGTTTACTGTTTTGCCTTTAGAATCGGTTAATCTTCCATCATCGAGTATTTGAAGCATCATATTGAATACATCAGGATGAGCTTTTTCGACCTCATCAAAAAGTATGACTGAATATGGGTTTCGTCTTACAGCTTCCGTTAATTGTCCCCCTTCATTATAGCCTACATATCCGGGTGGAGATCCTACCAATCTGGAAACAGTATGTTTTTCCATATATTCACTCATGTCTATTCTGATTATTGCATCTTGATCTCCAAATAGAACCTGTGCAAGTGATTTTGCAAGGTATGTCTTACCGACACCTGTTGGACCTACAAATATAAACGAGCCAACCGGCTTGTTCGGATCCTTCAGTCCTACTCTTGCCCTTTTTATTGCCCTTGAAATGGCATCAACAGCTTCGTCTTGACCAATTATATACTCTTTCAGTAGGTTTTCCAGATTTAGATATTTTTCAGTTTCCTGCTCAGTCATTTTAG
The sequence above is a segment of the Peptoniphilaceae bacterium AMB_02 genome. Coding sequences within it:
- a CDS encoding PIN domain-containing protein yields the protein MLKRLMNYILALSGFLVGVLIMYGLNSWKIIEITNNKLRVAAFIGMGLLFALIFYLLSSTFLKKLNDVVSKAEAELTRIPSRDILFGSLGLLIGLMIANFLSKPIQDLPIPVFGSVFGTIISVALYFAFGYLGIRMALKGKEDFTDLITRQKTIRLDPENNKKVEENLKILDTSVIIDGRIIDIIRAGFIEGSIVLPTFVLEELQHIADSSDNLRRAKGRRGLDILKEIQGQKDVKVIIRSETYDEIKEVDTKLLSMAKDLKAVVITNDYNLNKVAGVRGIKVLNINELANAVKPVVIPGEEMNVTVIKDGKEANQGLGYLEDGTMIVVEDGKRLIGKNITVVVTSVLQTSAGKMIFARPK
- a CDS encoding CarD family transcriptional regulator, producing MFNIGDKVVYPLHGAGTIEAIEEKEILGEVKKYFILRMPIGNIKISIPIDKIAEIGVREVFKKEELEPVIRVLEGKGTQMPDNWSQRYRENLDKIKTGDIFEIARVVRNLSIRDYKKGLSAGEKKMLNSARKMLVSEFVIVNDQTAEEVEKLIDDAIYNF
- the radA gene encoding DNA repair protein RadA, which encodes MKKKTRYECSSCGHIAPGWIGKCPVCNEWGTIEEVEVLETKNKNATNSTVKASRLSEVSINTSSKYISGIEEFNRVIGGGLVKDSVSILTAKPGSGKSTLLLELSNDFADKGLKVLYISGEESESQIKSRAIRIMEDIPPNIWLLSTNSLDRAVDVIDKIDPDIVFIDSIQTFTLDEFSSKQGSPVQTVECTSKLIEIAKNPSKPRAVIMVGHMTKADEMAGLRTLEHMVDTVIILESDFSDDLRLLYTSKNRFGRTGEIGLFKMQENGIKQVENPSEEFITKRDSDIAGSAIAVTKEGSRYIAVEIESLISSSFQPYPIRIADSLNKDRLNTIIAILEQRAGIKLYDKNVIIKTTGGLSLKKQDSDLAILMSIASSVTNKPVDNRTAFVAEVGLTGELKPVQQLEKRIMELERLGYKKAYCSELNDIKSQYNNFLIVKKSHISEVIGEVLK